One window from the genome of Leucobacter aridicollis encodes:
- the ybaK gene encoding Cys-tRNA(Pro) deacylase translates to MAKKAAGATPAMVALTKAGIEFTVRSYTHDPAETDFGGEAARELGIEETRVFKTLLADLDGSLVVAVVPVAGMLDLKALASALGGKRAQMADPKIAERKTGYVVGGISPLGQKTRLATVIDISAPGFSSILVSGGRRGLDIELSAEDLARATGGSFAAIARV, encoded by the coding sequence ATGGCAAAGAAAGCGGCTGGGGCGACACCGGCGATGGTTGCGCTCACGAAGGCTGGAATCGAATTCACCGTCCGAAGCTACACCCACGATCCGGCGGAAACCGACTTTGGGGGAGAAGCTGCGCGCGAACTCGGGATTGAGGAGACGCGGGTCTTCAAGACGCTGCTCGCCGATCTCGATGGCTCGCTCGTCGTTGCGGTTGTTCCAGTTGCGGGAATGCTCGATCTGAAGGCGCTCGCATCTGCGCTCGGTGGCAAGCGAGCGCAGATGGCGGACCCGAAGATCGCCGAGAGGAAGACCGGCTACGTCGTCGGCGGCATCAGCCCGCTCGGGCAGAAGACGCGTTTGGCTACAGTCATAGACATATCCGCGCCCGGGTTCTCATCGATTCTCGTCTCCGGGGGTCGGCGAGGGCTTGATATCGAGCTTTCTGCCGAGGATCTCGCACGTGCGACGGGCGGGAGCTTCGCGGCAATTGCGAGAGTGTGA
- a CDS encoding DEAD/DEAH box helicase, translated as MIESAEDGTLLPGTFAAEHLPPAYPERAARGTAGNLRAWQQEAINLYLERNPRDFLASATPGAGKTTFALRLAATLRGNQTVSQIIVVAPTEHLKVQWADAAARAGIRLNPRYSNNDGLGYGRHYDGVVVTYAQVAMKPVQHRLLTEFTDTLVIMDEVHHGGDALSWGDAIREAYGTAKRRLSLTGTPFRSDEAPIPFVQYAPQGDGSRVSLTDYDYGYGRALADGIVRPVIFMVYAGKMRWQTSAGEEMEARLGEGNTKDVTSQAWRTALDPAGDWMGKVLRAADRRLTEVRGHIPDAGGLVIATDHASAKAYAQMLHEISGEEVALILSDDAGASERIDSYSAGTSRWMVAVRMVSEGVDVPRLAVGVYATSSSTPLFFAQAIGRFVRSRRRGEVASVFIPNVPPLMELAAQLEKERNHVLEGPKSAEEMWDAEAALMAEAEREDKASDDLIEDEFKYQALESDAHFDRAVFDGAEFGGYAEVETEEELDFLGFPGILEPQEVRALLQQRQSRQARRSAQNQGILEHAPEKAEAPGALHRTLKEQRKLLSSLVGMYSRVSGEPHKDIHNELRRSCGGPAVAQASVTQLQKRIDLLRRRLRP; from the coding sequence GTGATTGAATCGGCAGAAGACGGGACTCTCCTCCCAGGAACGTTTGCCGCCGAGCACCTCCCGCCCGCATACCCAGAGCGGGCTGCGCGCGGTACCGCGGGAAACCTCCGAGCCTGGCAGCAGGAGGCGATTAACCTCTACCTTGAACGAAACCCGCGTGACTTCCTCGCATCGGCGACCCCCGGCGCTGGCAAGACGACGTTCGCGTTGAGGCTCGCCGCGACACTGCGCGGTAACCAGACAGTGTCCCAGATCATCGTCGTCGCTCCAACAGAGCACCTGAAGGTGCAGTGGGCCGACGCGGCCGCCAGGGCAGGGATCAGGTTGAACCCGCGCTACTCGAACAACGACGGGCTCGGGTACGGTCGCCACTACGACGGCGTCGTCGTCACGTATGCCCAGGTTGCGATGAAGCCGGTGCAACACAGGCTGCTCACCGAGTTCACCGACACGCTCGTCATCATGGACGAGGTGCACCACGGTGGTGATGCGCTCAGTTGGGGCGACGCCATCCGTGAGGCCTACGGGACGGCAAAACGCAGACTCTCCCTCACGGGAACCCCGTTCCGCTCCGACGAAGCGCCGATCCCGTTCGTGCAGTACGCCCCGCAAGGCGACGGATCCAGAGTCTCCCTCACCGACTACGACTACGGCTACGGTCGCGCCCTCGCCGATGGAATCGTTCGCCCCGTCATTTTCATGGTCTACGCGGGTAAGATGCGCTGGCAGACCTCAGCCGGCGAGGAAATGGAAGCCCGGCTCGGCGAGGGCAACACGAAAGACGTCACGAGCCAAGCCTGGCGCACCGCCCTCGACCCCGCAGGGGACTGGATGGGCAAGGTGCTCCGGGCCGCAGACCGGCGACTCACAGAGGTGCGCGGCCACATCCCCGACGCCGGCGGCCTCGTCATCGCGACCGACCACGCCTCGGCGAAGGCCTACGCGCAGATGCTCCACGAGATCTCGGGTGAGGAAGTGGCGCTGATCCTGTCCGACGACGCTGGGGCCTCGGAGCGAATCGACAGCTATTCCGCGGGAACCTCGCGCTGGATGGTCGCTGTGCGCATGGTGTCTGAGGGCGTGGACGTGCCGAGGCTCGCCGTCGGCGTGTACGCGACGAGCTCGTCGACGCCGCTCTTCTTCGCGCAGGCGATCGGACGCTTCGTGCGCTCACGTCGCCGGGGCGAGGTCGCCTCGGTATTCATTCCGAACGTGCCGCCGCTCATGGAACTCGCCGCGCAGCTCGAGAAGGAGCGCAACCACGTACTCGAGGGACCAAAGTCCGCCGAAGAGATGTGGGACGCAGAGGCGGCACTCATGGCCGAGGCTGAGCGCGAGGACAAAGCCTCAGACGACCTCATCGAAGATGAATTCAAGTACCAGGCGCTCGAGTCTGACGCTCACTTCGACAGGGCGGTGTTCGACGGGGCAGAGTTCGGCGGCTACGCCGAGGTCGAGACCGAGGAAGAACTCGACTTCCTCGGATTCCCCGGCATCCTCGAGCCGCAAGAGGTACGCGCTTTGCTGCAGCAGCGGCAGTCGAGGCAGGCGCGTCGCAGCGCGCAGAATCAGGGAATTCTCGAACACGCACCCGAAAAGGCTGAGGCGCCTGGCGCTCTGCATCGAACGCTGAAGGAACAGCGAAAGCTGCTCTCGAGTCTCGTCGGTATGTACTCGCGGGTGAGCGGCGAGCCGCACAAGGACATTCACAATGAGCTCAGGCGGTCGTGTGGCGGGCCTGCCGTTGCACAGGCGTCCGTCACCCAGCTGCAGAAGCGCATTGACCTGCTCAGGCGGCGGCTCCGGCCGTAA
- a CDS encoding ABC-F family ATP-binding cassette domain-containing protein: MVAPAPAPASTHLRLDDVSHTYGGRRVLTDITFAVPSGARVGLIGENGSGKSTLLRIAAGTLVPSKGTVSATAPGGGSPRIGLLHQEPPFAGADTILTALAAATRPVLDAAARLDAAGAALAAPGDTAELRARETAYAEALDDAERLGAWELETRVERTLAGLGIESIPRDRRTSELSGGQRARLSLAWTILNSPDVLLLDEPTNHLDDQATAYVIHTLTRWHGPVLFASHDRAFLDDAATSLVDLDPTPRPHTRAAQLVQDGAGSGIGVARFTGSYSQYVEERRRIRSRWEEQYAAEQAELRRLRASAGAGQIVGHGEWKPRTETRAAQKFYADRNARVVARRVNDAKARLDALAAKQIAAPPLELAFAGLEAPTSPRLEPADSLGSDTHSSSAAVDDGPVIAATSIAVAGRLAPTTFTLRRGGKLLVTGPNGAGKSTLLSLLARPGEPGTGSLRVAPGTRIGLLEQDATFADPRGLGDSRRVTDVYADGVGARLAAERPLSTFGLLNARDEGVPLSALSVGQRRRLALAILIASPPDLLLFDEPTNHLSPALADALELAVTNFTGTVVIASHDPWLRTRWDDQQLSLTPEARTKTPGADMNIA; the protein is encoded by the coding sequence GTGGTCGCTCCCGCTCCCGCTCCCGCTTCGACGCACCTACGCCTCGACGACGTCTCTCACACATACGGTGGTCGCCGCGTGCTCACCGACATCACGTTCGCGGTCCCATCGGGCGCCCGCGTCGGACTCATCGGCGAGAACGGCTCCGGAAAGTCGACGCTGCTCCGCATCGCCGCCGGCACGCTCGTCCCTTCCAAAGGGACCGTGTCAGCAACGGCACCCGGAGGAGGAAGCCCGAGGATCGGGCTACTCCATCAGGAGCCTCCGTTCGCCGGCGCTGACACGATCCTGACCGCGCTCGCCGCAGCGACACGGCCGGTCCTAGACGCCGCCGCGAGGCTCGATGCGGCTGGGGCTGCCCTCGCTGCGCCCGGAGACACGGCGGAGCTGCGCGCCCGCGAAACCGCATACGCCGAGGCCCTCGACGACGCCGAGCGCCTCGGGGCATGGGAGCTCGAGACCCGGGTCGAACGCACGCTCGCCGGGCTTGGCATCGAGTCAATCCCACGCGATCGCCGAACCTCGGAACTCTCAGGCGGACAACGGGCACGGCTCTCGCTCGCGTGGACGATTCTCAACTCCCCCGATGTTCTCCTCCTCGACGAGCCCACGAACCACCTCGACGATCAGGCGACGGCGTACGTCATCCACACACTCACCCGCTGGCATGGTCCCGTCCTTTTCGCGAGTCACGACCGCGCGTTCCTCGACGACGCTGCAACCTCGCTCGTCGACCTCGATCCCACGCCGCGGCCGCACACCCGTGCCGCGCAACTTGTTCAGGACGGCGCAGGCAGTGGCATCGGCGTGGCACGGTTCACGGGAAGCTACTCGCAGTACGTCGAAGAGCGAAGGCGGATCCGCTCACGCTGGGAGGAACAGTATGCTGCCGAACAGGCCGAGCTTCGCCGCTTGCGTGCTTCCGCCGGCGCTGGCCAGATCGTTGGGCACGGGGAGTGGAAACCGCGCACTGAGACCCGAGCGGCGCAGAAGTTCTATGCAGACCGCAACGCACGCGTCGTCGCCCGCAGAGTCAACGACGCGAAAGCGCGCCTCGACGCGCTCGCCGCGAAGCAGATTGCGGCGCCGCCGCTTGAGCTCGCGTTTGCAGGGCTCGAAGCGCCTACCTCGCCAAGACTCGAGCCAGCCGATTCCTTGGGTAGCGACACGCACAGTAGCTCCGCTGCGGTAGACGACGGCCCCGTCATTGCCGCGACATCGATCGCAGTCGCCGGCAGGCTTGCCCCAACCACGTTTACCCTGCGGCGCGGCGGGAAGCTTCTCGTCACGGGGCCCAATGGCGCTGGAAAGTCGACGCTGCTCTCGCTGCTCGCCAGGCCGGGCGAGCCAGGCACCGGGAGCCTGAGAGTCGCGCCCGGCACGCGGATCGGGCTCTTGGAGCAGGACGCAACATTTGCGGATCCCCGTGGCCTCGGTGATTCCAGACGAGTCACCGACGTCTACGCGGATGGCGTCGGTGCGCGGCTCGCCGCAGAGAGACCGCTCAGCACGTTCGGGCTGCTGAACGCCCGCGACGAGGGCGTCCCACTGTCCGCCTTAAGCGTTGGCCAGAGGCGCAGATTAGCGCTTGCGATCCTGATCGCTTCACCGCCTGACCTCCTTCTCTTCGACGAGCCAACAAATCATCTCTCGCCCGCGCTCGCTGACGCGCTGGAGCTCGCTGTCACGAACTTCACAGGAACCGTAGTCATCGCGTCTCATGATCCATGGCTCCGCACGCGATGGGACGATCAGCAACTCAGCCTCACCCCCGAGGCACGGACAAAAACGCCTGGTGCTGACATGAATATCGCCTGA
- a CDS encoding SDR family NAD(P)-dependent oxidoreductase yields the protein MSYRALITGASAGLGTEFARQLAARQVDLVLVARDITRLERLAHVLRGRYGVDVEVIAADLTVPASLDAVAARLADTERPVDILINNAGFGVYESFETSSLTDERRLHELLSWAPLRLAHAAVPGMLTRGQGWILNVASAAALMPSGTYGAAKSAVVSLSRSLHARYRARGVRVTALCPGLVATEFHERMGEDHLPALPRIAWADAGRVVSDGLRAVYSGKPMRVSDWRYRLARPLISVLPDRLLERLGSTGAGR from the coding sequence ATGTCCTACCGTGCGCTCATCACCGGCGCGTCAGCCGGACTCGGCACCGAGTTTGCGCGGCAACTCGCGGCTCGCCAAGTAGACCTCGTGCTCGTCGCGCGCGACATCACACGGCTCGAACGGCTCGCACACGTGCTCCGCGGCCGCTACGGAGTCGACGTCGAAGTCATTGCAGCGGACCTCACTGTGCCTGCCTCGCTTGACGCTGTCGCCGCCAGACTCGCGGACACAGAACGGCCAGTTGACATCCTCATCAACAACGCGGGCTTCGGCGTCTACGAAAGCTTCGAGACAAGCAGCCTTACCGACGAGCGGCGCCTGCACGAACTCCTCTCCTGGGCTCCCCTGCGGCTCGCACACGCTGCCGTGCCCGGGATGCTCACGCGGGGCCAGGGCTGGATCCTGAACGTCGCAAGCGCGGCCGCGCTCATGCCAAGCGGCACATACGGCGCTGCAAAGAGCGCGGTCGTCTCCCTCTCGCGCTCACTCCACGCGCGGTATCGCGCACGCGGAGTCAGGGTGACAGCACTCTGCCCCGGCCTCGTCGCAACAGAGTTTCACGAGCGCATGGGCGAGGACCACCTCCCAGCTCTTCCCCGAATCGCCTGGGCCGACGCTGGTCGCGTCGTGAGCGACGGACTGCGGGCCGTGTACTCAGGAAAGCCCATGCGGGTCTCAGACTGGCGCTACAGGCTTGCTCGGCCGCTCATCTCGGTATTGCCCGACCGGCTCCTCGAGCGGCTGGGGAGCACCGGGGCCGGTCGCTGA
- a CDS encoding EamA family transporter, producing the protein MRSSAPSTAVIGFLLAVGSAASFALSGVFASSLMAAGWSAGAATTARITLSALVLLGPTLLLMRGKWDLVRRAWLQLVVFGVLAVAGCQLAFFLAVQFIPPSLALLIEFTGPVMLVFWMWARSRVAPSGVTLAGAGVAVLGVVAISGVLAGVSLHPLGIAFALIAAAGNAAYYATGAAGGHGIPTLPFVGLGLLVGAVPLIVAGALGLLPFHLSNAPADIAGSTVSPWLVVAGMVLISTVLSYLLGVAASRRLGATVASFTGYAEPLFGIVWTIVLLAVIPTPMQWLGAALIVAGVVTVKVGELRRARAGSASRTSRR; encoded by the coding sequence ATGCGATCTTCCGCCCCCAGCACCGCGGTGATTGGCTTTCTGCTCGCGGTGGGGTCGGCAGCGTCGTTCGCGCTCTCGGGCGTGTTCGCGAGTTCGCTGATGGCCGCCGGATGGTCGGCCGGCGCCGCAACAACGGCCCGCATTACGCTGTCTGCCCTCGTGCTTCTCGGGCCGACACTCCTGCTCATGCGCGGAAAGTGGGATCTCGTTAGGCGCGCATGGCTGCAGCTTGTCGTCTTCGGCGTGCTCGCGGTCGCTGGCTGCCAGCTCGCCTTCTTCCTCGCCGTCCAGTTCATCCCGCCGAGCCTCGCACTCCTCATCGAGTTCACTGGGCCGGTGATGCTCGTCTTCTGGATGTGGGCGCGCAGCCGGGTCGCTCCGTCGGGCGTTACGCTTGCGGGCGCCGGTGTCGCAGTGCTCGGCGTTGTCGCGATCTCAGGGGTGCTCGCCGGCGTCTCACTCCACCCGCTCGGCATCGCGTTCGCGCTCATCGCTGCCGCCGGAAATGCCGCGTACTACGCAACAGGCGCGGCCGGCGGCCATGGCATCCCAACGCTCCCCTTTGTCGGGCTCGGACTTCTCGTCGGTGCGGTGCCGCTTATCGTCGCCGGCGCGCTCGGCCTGCTGCCATTCCATCTCTCGAATGCGCCCGCCGACATTGCAGGATCGACTGTCTCTCCCTGGCTCGTCGTCGCAGGCATGGTACTCATCTCGACGGTCCTCTCGTACCTGCTTGGCGTGGCAGCCTCTCGTCGGTTAGGCGCGACCGTGGCGAGTTTCACTGGATATGCGGAACCACTTTTCGGGATCGTGTGGACAATCGTGTTGCTCGCCGTCATACCGACCCCGATGCAGTGGCTCGGCGCCGCCCTCATTGTCGCGGGGGTCGTGACGGTCAAAGTCGGAGAATTGCGGCGGGCTCGAGCGGGCTCCGCCTCGCGAACCAGCCGGAGGTAG
- a CDS encoding M20/M25/M40 family metallo-hydrolase, with translation MATELNVELSETARIARDLIRIDTSNRGEGDANPERPAADYVSAYLRELGLDPVTIESAPGRASVVARVAGREPELPALVLHGHLDVVPADPANWTVDPFAGVVKDGLLWGRGAVDMKDMDAMILTAIAELLRAGEKPRRDVILAFFADEENGGVYGSHHLVEHYPELFAGAGSAISEVGGYSIEIAGQRAYLVQTGEKALDWIRLRARGTAAHGSRVWHDNAVTKLATAVAALGNHEWPIALCDTTRELIDEIAAIVGEDPKQINPEEMVLSLGKGAGLIQASLRNTSNPTVLTAGYKHNVIPDTAEALVDVRTLPAERDDVLAKIRELVGPEIEIETVHSDIGLEVPFAGELVEAMKAAIEAHDPGARVLPYLLSGGTDNKALARLGITGYGFAPLKLPADLDFPGMFHGVDERVPLDALDFGHGVLADLLRSY, from the coding sequence ATGGCAACAGAGCTCAACGTAGAACTGTCGGAAACCGCGCGGATCGCCCGCGACCTCATTCGGATCGATACGTCGAACCGTGGAGAGGGCGACGCGAACCCTGAACGTCCAGCAGCTGACTACGTCAGCGCGTACCTGCGCGAGCTGGGGCTCGACCCCGTCACCATCGAGTCTGCACCGGGCCGCGCGAGCGTTGTCGCTCGCGTCGCTGGTCGCGAGCCTGAGCTTCCCGCCCTGGTGCTCCACGGGCACCTTGACGTTGTTCCCGCAGATCCAGCGAACTGGACTGTCGACCCGTTCGCGGGCGTCGTGAAGGACGGCCTGCTCTGGGGGCGCGGTGCTGTCGATATGAAGGACATGGACGCGATGATCCTCACCGCGATCGCTGAGCTTTTGCGTGCTGGCGAGAAGCCGCGACGTGACGTTATTCTTGCGTTCTTCGCCGACGAGGAGAACGGCGGCGTATACGGCTCGCATCACCTCGTTGAGCACTACCCGGAACTCTTCGCCGGTGCGGGATCGGCGATCAGCGAGGTCGGTGGGTACTCCATCGAGATCGCTGGCCAGCGTGCCTACCTGGTGCAGACCGGCGAGAAGGCCCTCGACTGGATCAGGCTGCGCGCTCGCGGAACCGCCGCGCACGGGTCGCGTGTGTGGCACGACAACGCGGTCACGAAGCTCGCGACGGCGGTCGCCGCGCTCGGCAACCATGAGTGGCCGATCGCCCTGTGCGATACGACTCGCGAGCTCATCGACGAGATTGCCGCGATCGTTGGTGAGGATCCGAAACAGATCAACCCAGAAGAGATGGTGCTGAGCCTTGGCAAGGGCGCTGGCCTCATCCAAGCAAGCCTGCGGAACACCTCGAACCCGACAGTGCTCACCGCCGGGTATAAGCACAACGTCATCCCTGACACAGCTGAAGCGCTCGTCGACGTACGCACCCTGCCCGCGGAGCGCGACGATGTGCTCGCAAAGATCCGCGAGCTCGTTGGTCCCGAGATCGAGATCGAGACTGTGCATTCGGACATCGGGCTTGAGGTACCGTTCGCGGGTGAGCTCGTCGAAGCTATGAAGGCTGCGATCGAGGCGCACGATCCGGGCGCTCGCGTGCTGCCGTACCTACTGTCGGGCGGCACCGACAACAAGGCCCTCGCGCGACTCGGCATCACGGGGTACGGGTTCGCGCCGCTGAAGCTTCCGGCCGACCTTGACTTCCCCGGGATGTTCCACGGCGTCGACGAGCGTGTTCCCCTTGACGCGCTTGACTTCGGGCACGGCGTGCTCGCCGATCTGCTCCGCTCCTACTGA
- a CDS encoding M23 family metallopeptidase, giving the protein MSGVFGAAYRVRGVVLGWATALLIGGVLLRLVLPAGPIANVAGVVSLVALIGYVAAVAVSWAGRSRAAEYEDTRGEVWVQPPVRGRWLALNSPATQVPSHGVRGYGQSHAVDLVYAPAGVSRPEFGAGPSMLPATDFPAFGEPVLAMLDGVVERASDWRRDHRSRSTMAAMLYIAFEGTVRSIGGPGFVVGNHVVIRGSDGVYGVVAHLRRGSLRVRPGDKVVAGQVIAECGNSGNSTEPHVHAQLMDRRSFLVAQGVPMAFTGITIEPAPLAAASDAERDGDAAAEPAPQAGMPRSEDFIEA; this is encoded by the coding sequence ATGAGCGGCGTGTTCGGTGCCGCCTATCGCGTACGAGGGGTGGTGCTCGGCTGGGCGACGGCGCTCCTCATCGGCGGGGTGCTGCTTCGGTTGGTGCTGCCTGCGGGCCCCATCGCGAACGTCGCTGGAGTCGTCTCGCTCGTCGCGCTCATCGGGTACGTCGCCGCGGTCGCCGTCTCCTGGGCGGGCCGTTCGCGCGCCGCCGAGTACGAGGACACGCGCGGGGAGGTGTGGGTGCAGCCGCCCGTCCGGGGGCGCTGGCTCGCGCTCAATAGCCCCGCGACGCAGGTACCGAGTCACGGCGTTCGCGGCTACGGTCAGTCGCACGCCGTCGATCTCGTCTATGCCCCGGCAGGTGTCTCCCGCCCAGAGTTTGGCGCGGGGCCGAGCATGCTCCCGGCGACCGACTTTCCCGCTTTCGGGGAGCCGGTGCTCGCGATGCTCGACGGCGTCGTCGAACGCGCGAGCGACTGGCGGCGTGATCACCGCTCACGCTCGACGATGGCCGCGATGCTGTACATCGCGTTCGAAGGGACTGTGCGGTCCATCGGCGGCCCGGGCTTCGTCGTCGGCAATCACGTCGTAATCCGCGGCAGCGACGGGGTTTACGGGGTCGTTGCGCACCTGCGGCGCGGCTCGCTCCGGGTGCGGCCGGGGGACAAGGTGGTGGCCGGACAGGTGATCGCCGAGTGCGGCAACTCGGGGAATTCGACGGAGCCGCACGTGCACGCTCAGCTCATGGATCGGCGCTCGTTTCTCGTGGCCCAGGGTGTGCCTATGGCGTTTACGGGAATCACGATCGAACCGGCCCCGCTGGCTGCCGCGTCAGACGCCGAGCGCGACGGTGACGCGGCGGCTGAGCCTGCGCCTCAGGCAGGTATGCCGAGGTCGGAAGACTTCATAGAGGCCTAG
- a CDS encoding M23 family metallopeptidase — protein sequence MSFPPKEPTAYPSRRSLREARERNEQATSGATPTASTATAAQPTSPSQQLEGLFLTPLPEFALGGAPSGERQTAAEPTSKRRPRAKRVVAATFSLACVGSLAVTTTLPVFSHAFGTPEAAAARADQQLQSSEVTATQDALDAIGSVELGVDPGSYKQITAEAGLVDPASLESTDIRFAFDREFPLTDGFAYRTAPVEQFHDAQDIAAPGGTPVLAIGSGEVIEAGYATDGCGFSIKLQHNVSGETLTSRYCHMQVDSHDHKVGDKVEIGDFIGRVGNTGMSFGDHLHLALRRSGVPIDPLPYIQEQVDKAAKRAAAKRD from the coding sequence ATGTCTTTTCCCCCGAAAGAGCCGACGGCCTATCCAAGTCGACGCTCCCTCCGGGAGGCGCGCGAGCGGAACGAGCAGGCGACAAGCGGCGCAACACCGACTGCCTCGACCGCCACAGCCGCCCAGCCAACGTCCCCTTCGCAGCAGCTCGAAGGCCTGTTCCTCACGCCGCTGCCCGAGTTTGCACTTGGCGGCGCGCCCTCGGGCGAGCGCCAGACAGCCGCAGAGCCGACATCGAAGCGCCGCCCGCGTGCGAAGCGCGTTGTCGCGGCCACGTTCTCACTTGCCTGCGTAGGGTCGCTTGCGGTCACAACCACGCTTCCCGTGTTCTCTCATGCCTTCGGCACCCCCGAGGCTGCGGCAGCCCGGGCAGACCAACAGCTCCAGAGTTCCGAGGTCACTGCAACCCAAGACGCGCTCGATGCCATCGGCTCGGTCGAGCTCGGAGTCGACCCAGGATCCTACAAGCAGATCACGGCTGAGGCCGGCCTCGTCGATCCAGCATCTCTCGAGTCAACAGATATTCGGTTCGCCTTCGACAGGGAGTTCCCCCTCACCGACGGCTTCGCATACCGCACCGCGCCTGTCGAACAGTTCCACGACGCGCAAGACATCGCTGCCCCGGGCGGCACCCCCGTGCTCGCAATTGGCTCGGGCGAGGTTATCGAGGCGGGCTACGCCACTGACGGTTGCGGCTTCTCGATCAAGCTGCAGCACAACGTCAGCGGCGAGACCCTCACCAGCCGCTACTGCCACATGCAGGTCGATTCCCACGACCATAAAGTTGGCGACAAGGTCGAAATCGGTGACTTCATCGGCAGGGTCGGCAACACAGGCATGTCGTTCGGCGATCATCTGCACCTCGCCCTCAGGCGAAGTGGCGTGCCGATCGACCCGCTCCCCTACATTCAAGAACAGGTCGACAAGGCCGCAAAGCGCGCCGCCGCGAAGCGCGACTAA
- a CDS encoding ABC-F family ATP-binding cassette domain-containing protein — protein sequence MAHIDIAAVSYTLSDGRPLLSEVSFSVGEGQRVALIGANGAGKSTLLKIAMGELPAESGAVATTGSVGVMRQFITGGTVHELLLSVSPPKLREAAERLTRAEAKMNESGSTQSQMAFANAVTAWGDVGGYDAEVLWDTCTVAALGIAYDECRDRLLDSLSGGEQKRLALEALLRGPDELLILDEPDNSLDVPGKRWLEEQLRATHKGVLFVSHDRELLARTATSIVTLELGAAGSTAWSHSGSFTTYHEARKRRFERLEELRKRWDEEHAKLRELMLMYKQKAAYNSDMASRYRAAQTRLARFEEAGPPEEQPHDQHLEMRLSGGRTGKRVIVCQELELTGLMLPFDFEAWYGDRIAVLGSNGSGKSHFLRLLAAGGSDPNPEHEPVSDVEIPAVAHTGSARLGARVRPGWFAQNQGRPDLRGRTLLEILHRGDEHRAGMPREEAARALARYELARASEQLFESLSGGQQARFQILLLELGGATLLLLDEPTDNLDLVSAEALQHALSMFEGTVIVVTHDRWFARDFGRFLVFGSDGDVRESATPVWTETRVERTRGAR from the coding sequence ATGGCTCATATTGATATCGCTGCCGTGAGCTATACGCTCTCAGACGGGCGCCCACTCCTTTCTGAGGTTTCCTTCTCGGTTGGAGAGGGGCAGCGGGTCGCGCTCATTGGGGCCAACGGTGCGGGCAAGAGCACGTTGCTGAAGATTGCCATGGGGGAGCTTCCTGCAGAGTCTGGTGCGGTTGCGACAACCGGGTCTGTCGGGGTGATGCGCCAGTTTATTACCGGTGGCACCGTGCACGAACTGCTGCTGTCAGTGTCTCCTCCGAAGCTCCGGGAAGCGGCGGAGCGCCTCACCCGAGCCGAGGCGAAGATGAATGAGAGCGGTTCGACACAGTCGCAGATGGCCTTCGCAAACGCGGTAACCGCGTGGGGCGACGTGGGCGGCTACGACGCTGAGGTGCTGTGGGATACGTGCACTGTCGCTGCTCTTGGGATCGCCTATGACGAGTGCCGCGACCGCCTGCTCGATTCTCTCTCTGGTGGTGAGCAAAAGCGACTCGCCCTGGAAGCGCTGCTCCGAGGACCAGACGAGCTACTCATTCTTGACGAGCCCGACAACTCGCTCGATGTGCCTGGCAAACGCTGGCTCGAAGAACAACTCAGGGCGACGCACAAAGGCGTACTGTTCGTGAGCCATGACCGGGAGCTGCTCGCGCGAACGGCGACGTCCATCGTCACGCTCGAACTCGGAGCTGCGGGAAGCACCGCCTGGTCACACTCGGGCAGCTTCACGACCTATCATGAGGCGCGCAAACGCCGATTCGAACGTCTCGAGGAGCTCCGCAAGCGCTGGGACGAGGAGCACGCGAAGCTTCGCGAGTTGATGCTCATGTACAAGCAGAAAGCCGCCTACAACTCGGACATGGCCTCCAGGTATCGAGCGGCGCAGACAAGACTCGCGCGCTTCGAGGAGGCTGGCCCACCCGAGGAACAGCCGCACGACCAGCACCTTGAGATGCGCCTCTCGGGAGGCCGCACTGGCAAACGGGTCATCGTCTGCCAGGAACTCGAACTCACTGGGCTGATGCTGCCCTTTGACTTCGAGGCCTGGTACGGGGACCGCATCGCGGTGCTCGGTTCGAACGGTTCTGGGAAGTCCCACTTCTTGCGCCTGCTCGCTGCGGGCGGGAGCGACCCGAATCCGGAGCACGAGCCCGTGAGCGACGTCGAGATCCCCGCGGTCGCTCATACTGGCAGCGCACGGCTCGGCGCGCGAGTACGCCCTGGCTGGTTCGCCCAGAATCAGGGCAGACCCGACCTCCGCGGACGTACGCTGCTTGAGATCCTGCATCGCGGCGACGAACACCGAGCGGGCATGCCGCGCGAGGAAGCCGCTCGTGCGCTCGCCCGCTACGAGCTCGCACGCGCCTCCGAACAGCTGTTCGAGTCGCTGTCTGGCGGCCAGCAAGCCCGCTTTCAGATTCTGCTTCTCGAGCTCGGCGGCGCGACGCTTTTGTTGCTTGACGAGCCGACTGACAACCTCGATCTCGTGTCTGCGGAAGCGCTGCAGCATGCCCTCAGCATGTTTGAGGGGACCGTCATCGTAGTGACTCACGACCGCTGGTTCGCCCGCGACTTCGGCCGGTTCCTCGTCTTCGGTAGCGATGGCGACGTTCGCGAGTCGGCGACACCCGTCTGGACCGAGACGCGCGTCGAACGAACGCGTGGTGCGCGATGA